In Nicotiana tabacum cultivar K326 chromosome 2, ASM71507v2, whole genome shotgun sequence, the following proteins share a genomic window:
- the LOC107812282 gene encoding metallothionein-like protein type 2 B — protein sequence MSCCGGNCGCGSGCKCGNGCGGCKMYPDLSYNESTTTETLVLGVGPEKTSFGTMEMGESPAAENGCKCGSDCKCNPCTCSK from the exons ATGTCTTGCTGTGGAGGAAACTGTGGTTGTGGATCTGGCTGCAAGTGCGGCAACGGCTGTGGCGG ATGCAAGATGTACCCAGATTTGAGCTACAACGAGAGCACCACAACCGAGACTTTGGTGCTTGGGGTGGGACCTGAGAAGACAAGCTTCGGCACTATGGAAATGGGTGAATCTCCTGCTGCTGAAAATGGTTGCAAATGTGGATCTGACTGCAAGTGTAACCCCTGCACTTGTTCTAAATGA
- the LOC107812292 gene encoding kinesin-like protein KIN-10B: MQMDCLKTCQTENFSTPGKIGQLESAVVTKVRVIVRVRPFLPQEINSRDGKPISCVSVLNSESEPSEDVTVHLKDYETCRNECYKLDAFFGQEDNNISEIFDTEVNPLIPGLLHGRNVTVFAYGATGSGKTYTMQGTENLPGLMPLAMSSILSRSQGRSNIAISYYEIYMDRCYDLLELKEKEIFILDDKSGQIHLKGLAQVTISSMSEFQEAFSCVVQRRKVAHTGVNDVSSRSHAVLTIYVSTPCCDDTGNVVTGKLNLIDLAGNEDNRRTCNTGIRLQESAKINQSLFALSNVIYALNNNQPRIPYRESKLTRVLQDSLGGTSRALMIACLNPGEYQESLHTVSLAARSRRISNFVASAQKGGTPKVKVDMEAKLRTWLESKGKTKSAQRIGAFDSPFTSKTPNSICSTKKLGLFESSSKHKFISKQGASSIKKRDPDGACRNLFNNRHRSNITAEAQDLADNREEKMFEVFAESVAPESNTLVHDEKTNAEDKVRTVDCFSSSKACEVVTPRKVLSPINSNINNENIPALGTPLDKFSTQSSNLKNSLVQEYIELLNTASKEQLMEIKGIGQKMAEYIIELRETSPMKSLDDLEKIGLSSKQVHNLFRWAARGVLG, encoded by the exons ATGCAAATGGATTGTCTTAAAACATGTCAAACAGAAAACTTTTCTACTCCTGGAAAAATAGGGCAGTTAGAATCTGCTGTGGTAACAAAAGTTAGAGTTATTGTTAGAGTTCGCCCCTTTCTTCCTCAAGAAATTAACTCGAGAGATGGAAAACCAATCTCTTGTGTCTCTGTTCTCAACTCAGAATCTGAGCCTTCAGAGGATGTCACAGTTCATCTCAAAGATTATGAAACTTG TCGTAATGAATGCTACAAGTTGGATGCTTTTTTTGGTCAAGAAGACAACAATATAAGCGAAATATTTGACACAGAAGTTAATCCTTTGATCCCTGGGTTATTACATGGTCGCAATGTCACAGTATTTGCTTATGGAGCTACAGGGAGTGGCAAAACTTACACCATGCAG GGAACTGAAAACCTCCCTGGTCTAATGCCACTTGCAATGTCCTCTATTCTCTCGAGGAGTCAGGGAAGAAGTAACATAGCAATATCATACTATGAAATATACATGGATAGGTGCTATGATCTACTTGAACTTAAGGAGAAGGAAATTTTCATATTGGACGACAAAAGTGGACAGATTCATCTCAAAGGACTTGCACAAGTTACCATCAGTTCAATGTCAGAGTTTCAGGAGGCGTTTTCTTGTGTGGTTCAGAGAAGAAAAGTTGCACATACGGGTGTTAATGATGTCTCTAGCCGTAGTCATGCCGTGCTcactatttatgtttctactccttgCTGTGATGATACTGGAAATGTTGTTACTGGGAAGTTGAACCTTATTGACTTGGCAG GAAACGAAGATAATAGAAGAACTTGCAACACTGGAATTCGTCTACAAGAGAGTGCTAAGATCAACCAGTCCTTATTTGCATTGTCAAATGTGATTTATGCATTGAACAACAATCAACCGCGAATACCCTATAGAGAAAGCAAATTGACAAGGGTATTGCAAGACTCTCTTGGAGGAACAAGCCGTGCTTTGATGATTGCTTGCTTG AACCCTGGAGAGTACCAAGAATCTCTTCATACAGTTAGTTTGGCAGCCAGATCAAGACGCATATCCAATTTTGTTGCCTCAGCCCAAAAAGGAGGTACTCCAAAGGTCAAAGTTGATATGGAGGCAAAGCTTCGCACCTGGCTAGAATCTAAAGGCAAGACAAAAAGTGCTCAAAGAATTGGGGCATTTGATTCTCCATTTACTAGCAAAACTCCAAATTCCATATGCTCTACCAAAAAGCTTGGTTTGTTTGAGAGCTCTTCAAAGCATAAATTTATTAGTAAACAAGGTGCTTCAAGCATAAAAAAGAG AGATCCAGATGGGGCCTGTAGAAATCTATTTAATAATAGACATCGATCAAACATCACAGCGGAG GCTCAAGACCTTGCTGATAATAGAGAAGAAAAGATGTTCGAGGTTTTTGCTGAAAGCGTTGCGCCTGAGTCTAACACACTGGTGCATG ATGAAAAAACCAATGCGGAGGACAAAGTGAGAACCGTTGATTGTTTCAGCTCCTCTAAAGCATGTGAGGTTGTTACCCCTAGAAAGGTCCTTTCTCCCATCAACTCCAACATAAACAATGAGAATATTCCAGCGTTAGGGACGCCACTTGATAAGTTCAGTACACAAAGTTCTAACTTGAAG AACTCTCTAGTCCAGGAGTACATTGAGTTGTTGAACACAGCCAGCAA GGAGCAACTAATGGAGATAAAG GGAATTGGACAAAAGATGGCTGAATACATTATCGAACTAAGGGAAACAAGCCcaatgaaatca CTTGATGATTTGGAGAAGATTGGACTTTCATCAAAACAG GTACACAACTTATTCAGGTGGGCTGCAAGAGGAGTGCTGGGATGA